The genomic segment AGCGATCCGAACCTGAGCGAGTTGGGCGAGGCGGAGCGGCAGCAGCTCCAGGAGCTGGAGCGGCTCGTCTTCTTCTACCTGCCGCGCATCTGCAACCACTGCCTGAACCCGGGGTGTGTGGCGGCCTGCCCGGCGGGCGCCATCTACAAGCGGGGCGAGGACGGTATCGTGCTGGTCAGCCAGGAGAAGTGCCGGGCCTGGCGCATGTGCATCTCGGGTTGCCCGTACAAGAAGGTCTACTACAACTGGTCCACCGGCAAATCCGAGAAGTGCATCCTGTGCTACCCGCGTCTGGAGAGCGGCCAGGCGCCCGCCTGCTTCCACGCCTGCGTTGGGCGCATCCGCTATTTGGGCGTCCTGCTCTACGATGCCGGCCGCATCGAGGAGGCCGCCGGCGCCCCCGCCGATCGGCTGGTGGAAGTACAGCGGTCGCTCATCGCCGACCCCTTCGACCCACGGGTCGGCATCGCCGCCAAGGCCAATGGCCTGTCAGATGCGCTGCTCGACTCGGCGCGGCGGTCGCCGGTCTACCGGTTCGTCAAGCAGTGGAAGCTGGCGTTGCCGCTCCACCCCGAGTTCCGCACCGTACCCATGCTCTTCTACGTGCCGCCGCTGCTGCCGGTGCTGGCGGCGGTCCGGAACGGCCAGTATCAGGTTGCCGGCGCGGAGGAGCAAGGGCTGGCGCCCATGCTCAGCTCGCTGGAGCGGGCGCGGGTGCCGCTCCGCTACATGGCCAGCCTCTTTTCCGCGGGCAACGAGGAGGTGGTCGCCGCGGTCTACCGCAAGCTGGTCGCGGTGCGACTGTACATGCGGGGCCGGCGCGTGGCGGACGTACCCGCGGCCGAGGTCGAGGAGGCGCTCGCGCTGGGCGCGACCACGCCCGAGGAGGCAGAGGCCATCTTCCGGCTGACGGCCATGCCCACGTTCGAGGAGCGCTTCGTCGTGCCGCCCCTGGCCCGCGAGACGGCCGTCGAGGCAACCGTGGACCCGTACGCGCACAAGCCGGCGGCGGGCTTCGGGTCGCGGCAGCCGCCCGAGCGGAGGTGGTGATGGCGACGCGACCCCTCGAGCCTCGCGCACTCGAGCTGCTCGCCGAGCTGCTGGAGTACCCGACCCCGAATGTGGCCTCGGCAGCAGCCGGCGCCGCCCGCATGCTGGCACCCGCCTGCCCGGAGGCGGCCGCGCGGGTGAACCACTTCGCGGCCTGGGCCGAGCAGACGCCGCCGGCGGAGCTGGAGGAGGTCTACGCCGCCGCCTTCGAGCTGAATCCCATGTATTGCCTGTACGTCGGCCATCACCTATTCGGCGAGAGCTACCAGCGCAGCCGTTTCCTGGTCGAGCTGCGGGCCCGCTATCGGGAGACGGGCATCTCGGAAGGCACCGAGCTGCCCGACCACTTGAGCCTGCTGCTCCGCTACCTCGCGCACGAGCGTGGGCCGGAAGCAGACGAGCTGATCCGCGAGGCACTGGTCCCGGCGCTGGCAGTCATGGCCCGCGAGCGTGCCGGGACCGATGCCGAGCGCGACTCGCACTCCGCCCGCGGCCGGGAGGCGTACGTCGAGCTGCTCGAGGCGCTCCGACTGGTGCTGGACGACGGGGCCACCAGCGCGGATACGCCGCCCGCCACGGCGCCACGCCGGCTGGAACTGCCGGTGCTGCAACCGTAGCGGCGTGATGCGGAAGCGTTGGCGTCGGACCTGGTTTCCAAGTTTCAAGTTGACCGATCTACCTATGGCTCCTGACGGTAAGTGGACCCCCCCTCCGTGGATATGGTGCCCTGCAGCGGCTGGCCAGGCTCTGCCGTCCTTCTTTAATGGGGCGGCGACATGCGTGCTTGGGCCGACATGAAAGATGGAAACATGGTCCGACAAACACGGAGCGCAGCGCCATGCTCAATGTCCTTCTCTTCGTAGTGTTCCCCTACGTGGCCGCGGTTCTGGCGCTGGTGGTGGGCATCTACCGGTATGTCCAGGACCGGTTCTCCTATTCCAGCCTCTCGTCCCAGTTCCTGGAGAACCGCGCCCTGTTCTGGGGCTCGGTCCCCTGGCACTACGCGATTCTCATCATCCTGCTGGCCCACCTCCTCGCCCTGATTGCCCCCGGGGCGTGGGCGGCGCTGATCGCGGCACCCGCCCGCTTGTACACTCTGGAAGTCAGCGGCCTGGCCCTCGGCCTGGTAGCGATCGCCGGGCTGGGCGTGCTGATTCTCAGACGCCTGCGCCACGCGCGCATCCGCACCGTCACA from the Gemmatimonadota bacterium genome contains:
- the narH gene encoding nitrate reductase subunit beta (with NarGJI catalyzes the reduction of nitrate; the beta subunit is an iron sulfur cluster containing electron transfer subunit; one of 3 nitrate reductases in E. coli and in E. coli is expressed when nitrate levels are high) — protein: GYPTLWEDQEKYKGGWEQDGDRLRLRLHGRLRGLANLFHNPFLPTIDDYYEPWTYDYENLFNAPEGDDQPTARAISLLTGKPMETIEAGPNWDDDLGGSPIYAASDPNLSELGEAERQQLQELERLVFFYLPRICNHCLNPGCVAACPAGAIYKRGEDGIVLVSQEKCRAWRMCISGCPYKKVYYNWSTGKSEKCILCYPRLESGQAPACFHACVGRIRYLGVLLYDAGRIEEAAGAPADRLVEVQRSLIADPFDPRVGIAAKANGLSDALLDSARRSPVYRFVKQWKLALPLHPEFRTVPMLFYVPPLLPVLAAVRNGQYQVAGAEEQGLAPMLSSLERARVPLRYMASLFSAGNEEVVAAVYRKLVAVRLYMRGRRVADVPAAEVEEALALGATTPEEAEAIFRLTAMPTFEERFVVPPLARETAVEATVDPYAHKPAAGFGSRQPPERRW
- a CDS encoding molecular chaperone TorD family protein, whose protein sequence is MATRPLEPRALELLAELLEYPTPNVASAAAGAARMLAPACPEAAARVNHFAAWAEQTPPAELEEVYAAAFELNPMYCLYVGHHLFGESYQRSRFLVELRARYRETGISEGTELPDHLSLLLRYLAHERGPEADELIREALVPALAVMARERAGTDAERDSHSARGREAYVELLEALRLVLDDGATSADTPPATAPRRLELPVLQP
- the narI gene encoding respiratory nitrate reductase subunit gamma, which encodes MLNVLLFVVFPYVAAVLALVVGIYRYVQDRFSYSSLSSQFLENRALFWGSVPWHYAILIILLAHLLALIAPGAWAALIAAPARLYTLEVSGLALGLVAIAGLGVLILRRLRHARIRTVTSALDWVLLAALLGQAALGFWVALLYRWGADWYLYTAAPWLVSLAKLQPKIDYIVMLPWLVKLHFLGGFLIIGLFPFTRLVHVVTVPVTYLWRPYQVVIWNRTPQRT